Proteins encoded within one genomic window of Pigmentiphaga sp. H8:
- a CDS encoding LysR substrate-binding domain-containing protein codes for MKLHHLRDFVAIADAHSVRGAARALGLAQPALTRSLRELEGELGTPLLERHARGVVLTPIGQAFYGRAHAAMAELQRGREEVAQLLGTPSGTVTVGLSSAVWLVMAAQAHQGFRKKYPGMRLRMMEGFFSMLEGRLQDGTLDFFIGPRPARPIGDGYKVDLLFHNDRVVVGRKDHPRRHATSLAELVDQDWILTGVRERVEAEFEDAFASQGLPPPVPKTQAESMVGVAALLSSTDALAMLPRQWLQASLFEGVIEAISIREHIEGPDIVQISRAGVPLTPAAAYLSTLFERAAVAM; via the coding sequence ATGAAACTGCATCACCTGCGAGATTTCGTCGCCATCGCCGACGCGCACAGCGTGCGCGGTGCCGCGCGGGCCCTGGGCCTGGCCCAGCCCGCCCTGACCCGCAGCCTGCGCGAACTGGAAGGCGAACTGGGCACGCCCCTGCTTGAGCGGCACGCGCGCGGCGTGGTGCTGACGCCCATCGGCCAGGCCTTCTATGGCCGCGCGCACGCCGCCATGGCCGAACTCCAGCGCGGACGCGAGGAAGTGGCGCAGTTGCTGGGCACCCCGTCGGGCACCGTCACCGTGGGCCTGTCCAGCGCGGTCTGGCTGGTCATGGCGGCCCAGGCGCACCAAGGCTTTCGCAAGAAATATCCCGGCATGCGGCTGCGCATGATGGAAGGCTTCTTCTCCATGCTGGAAGGCCGCCTGCAGGACGGTACCCTGGATTTCTTCATCGGCCCCCGGCCCGCGCGCCCCATCGGAGACGGCTACAAGGTCGACCTGCTGTTCCACAACGACCGGGTGGTCGTGGGCCGCAAGGACCACCCCCGGCGCCATGCCACCAGCCTGGCGGAACTGGTCGACCAGGACTGGATCCTGACGGGCGTGCGCGAACGGGTGGAAGCGGAATTCGAGGATGCCTTCGCCAGCCAGGGCCTGCCCCCGCCCGTGCCCAAGACCCAGGCCGAATCCATGGTGGGCGTGGCCGCGCTGCTCAGCTCGACCGACGCGCTGGCCATGCTGCCGCGTCAGTGGCTGCAGGCCAGCCTGTTCGAAGGGGTGATCGAGGCCATCTCCATACGCGAGCACATCGAGGGCCCCGACATCGTGCAGATCTCGCGCGCCGGCGTGCCCCTGACGCCGGCGGCTGCCTATCTGTCCACCTTGTTCGAACGCGCCGCGGTCGCGATGTAA
- a CDS encoding tripartite tricarboxylate transporter substrate binding protein, whose protein sequence is MTLPRFAAALFCVMALQPMAAGAAQPDAFPSRPVRMLSPFPAGSGPDAVARMVGEQLSKDWGQPVVVEPRPGGNGFISMEAVRRAAATGYDLGVVDVGHMAINPSLFRKLPYDPVKDYVPVGGLYRTSFFVVVSGGSPIKSVRELIAAAQASPGKVTYGSWAVGSPGHLGAAQVEAATGTQMLHVPFKDTAQLYAAVANGEVTWALGSYATAGGLIQAGKLRVLAVADGARSSALPDVPTLEEAGGPRGVDASTWVALVAPAGTPAERVDAVSRAVRAALDVPEVKTKMATFGFVPAAVPGATVSEWMRKDTPRYAEMVRRTGATTD, encoded by the coding sequence ATGACCCTACCCCGATTCGCGGCGGCCCTGTTCTGCGTCATGGCCTTGCAGCCGATGGCCGCCGGCGCGGCGCAGCCGGATGCCTTTCCCTCGCGGCCGGTGCGGATGCTGAGCCCGTTTCCGGCGGGGAGCGGACCCGATGCCGTGGCCCGCATGGTGGGCGAGCAATTGTCCAAGGACTGGGGCCAGCCCGTCGTGGTGGAGCCCCGGCCCGGCGGCAACGGCTTCATCTCGATGGAAGCGGTGCGCCGCGCGGCCGCCACCGGCTACGACCTGGGCGTCGTCGACGTCGGCCACATGGCCATCAATCCCAGCCTGTTCCGCAAGCTGCCCTACGATCCGGTCAAGGACTACGTCCCGGTCGGCGGGTTGTACCGGACCTCGTTCTTCGTGGTGGTTTCCGGCGGCAGCCCGATCAAGTCGGTGCGCGAACTGATCGCCGCGGCGCAGGCTTCGCCGGGCAAGGTGACGTACGGGTCGTGGGCGGTCGGCAGCCCCGGCCACCTGGGCGCCGCGCAGGTGGAGGCGGCCACGGGCACGCAGATGCTGCACGTGCCGTTCAAGGACACCGCGCAACTGTACGCGGCCGTGGCCAACGGCGAAGTGACCTGGGCGCTGGGGTCGTACGCCACCGCAGGCGGATTGATCCAGGCCGGCAAGCTGCGCGTGCTGGCGGTGGCCGACGGCGCGCGGTCGTCGGCGCTGCCCGACGTGCCCACGCTGGAAGAGGCGGGCGGCCCCCGGGGCGTGGATGCGTCCACCTGGGTGGCCCTGGTGGCGCCGGCAGGCACGCCGGCCGAGCGGGTGGACGCGGTCTCGCGCGCGGTGCGCGCGGCGCTGGACGTGCCCGAGGTCAAGACCAAGATGGCCACGTTCGGATTCGTGCCCGCCGCCGTTCCCGGCGCGACGGTGTCCGAGTGGATGCGCAAGGACACGCCCCGCTATGCCGAGATGGTACGGCGCACGGGGGCGACGACGGACTGA
- a CDS encoding FAD-dependent monooxygenase, with the protein MQTEVAIVGGGPAGLMLAIELGCRDIPCVLLEEDADPPAFPKANATSARTMEHYRRRGFSDEIRALGLPPDYPQDVVYCTQLAEYELARFRIPSRGDAARRSEAGGHASGNAGDYGSDAWPTPELPHRVQQMLIEPVLRRRAATYPSVRLCLGQRAVAVEQDDQGVTAVVEPEGGGQAWRLEARYLVGCDGPRSLVRKSLGVAYSGQGSEQRDFFGGQMLSIYFRSRSLYEAIGKQHAWQYWAVNARQRGLLIAVDGIETFLLAVQLAPGQEPTDIDAVATAHAVVGREFDFELIDRLPWVAGYTLVADRMGAGRVFLAGDAAHLFTPTGGMGYNTSIDDVVNLGWKLAAVIQGAAPPALLDSYERERRPMALRNTAFARRMADSIGNLRAGADIEAAGEAGVQARAELGRRLAAHVASEFNIPGLQLGVRYLDSPIVAAESGPAPQDDPNRYEPLALPGSRAPHAVVRGKVLFDLFGRDFTLLAFGVLPAAEREAWREAANEYGMGLEVLEIDDAAARTLYGAERVLIRPDHHIAWRGRAGGDARSLLARATGRAREN; encoded by the coding sequence ATGCAGACAGAAGTCGCCATCGTCGGCGGCGGTCCGGCCGGCCTGATGCTGGCGATCGAACTCGGGTGCAGGGACATTCCCTGCGTCCTGCTGGAGGAAGATGCCGATCCGCCGGCCTTTCCCAAGGCCAACGCGACCTCGGCCCGGACCATGGAGCACTATCGCCGGCGCGGCTTTTCCGACGAAATCCGCGCTCTGGGCCTGCCGCCGGACTACCCCCAGGACGTGGTCTATTGCACGCAGCTGGCGGAGTATGAACTGGCGCGCTTCAGGATTCCGAGCCGGGGCGACGCGGCGCGGCGCAGCGAGGCCGGCGGTCATGCCTCGGGCAATGCCGGCGACTACGGCAGCGATGCATGGCCCACGCCCGAACTGCCGCACCGCGTGCAGCAGATGCTGATCGAGCCCGTGCTGCGCAGGCGCGCTGCTACCTATCCGAGCGTGCGGTTGTGCCTGGGCCAGCGCGCGGTTGCCGTCGAACAGGACGACCAGGGCGTTACCGCCGTGGTCGAGCCCGAAGGCGGCGGCCAGGCGTGGCGGCTGGAAGCGCGCTATCTGGTCGGGTGCGACGGCCCCCGCAGCCTGGTGCGCAAGTCGCTGGGCGTGGCCTATTCGGGGCAGGGCAGCGAGCAGCGCGATTTCTTCGGCGGCCAGATGCTGTCCATCTATTTCCGGTCCAGGAGTCTCTATGAAGCAATCGGCAAGCAGCACGCCTGGCAGTACTGGGCCGTGAACGCGCGCCAGCGCGGCCTGCTGATCGCCGTGGACGGCATCGAGACTTTTCTGTTGGCCGTCCAGCTGGCGCCGGGGCAGGAGCCCACCGACATCGACGCGGTCGCCACCGCGCATGCCGTGGTGGGCAGGGAATTCGACTTCGAACTGATCGACCGCCTGCCGTGGGTGGCCGGCTATACGCTGGTGGCGGACCGGATGGGCGCGGGCCGCGTGTTCCTGGCGGGCGACGCAGCGCACCTTTTCACGCCCACGGGCGGGATGGGCTACAACACCTCGATCGACGACGTGGTGAATCTGGGCTGGAAGCTGGCGGCTGTGATCCAGGGCGCGGCGCCGCCCGCGCTGCTGGACAGCTACGAGCGCGAGCGCCGGCCCATGGCGCTGCGCAATACGGCCTTCGCGCGCCGCATGGCGGACAGCATCGGCAACCTGCGCGCCGGCGCCGACATCGAGGCGGCCGGCGAGGCCGGGGTCCAGGCGCGCGCCGAACTCGGCCGCCGCCTGGCCGCGCACGTGGCCAGCGAGTTCAATATCCCCGGCCTGCAACTGGGCGTGCGCTACCTGGACAGCCCCATCGTCGCGGCCGAGTCCGGCCCCGCGCCGCAAGACGATCCGAATCGCTATGAACCGCTGGCCTTGCCGGGGTCGCGCGCGCCGCATGCCGTCGTGCGCGGCAAGGTGTTGTTCGACTTGTTCGGACGCGACTTCACGCTGCTTGCCTTCGGCGTGCTGCCGGCCGCCGAGCGCGAGGCGTGGCGCGAGGCGGCGAACGAGTACGGCATGGGGCTGGAAGTGCTGGAGATCGACGATGCCGCCGCGCGGACCCTTTATGGCGCCGAGCGTGTGTTGATCCGGCCCGATCACCACATCGCCTGGCGGGGCCGGGCGGGGGGCGATGCGAGATCGCTGCTGGCCCGGGCTACAGGCAGGGCGAGGGAGAATTGA
- a CDS encoding IclR family transcriptional regulator, giving the protein MEGPRKPGRSPTNRSLERGVEILRAFRPGSATLGNTELAERSGLSKSTVSRLTQTLVRSGLLQFDGNSRAYRLAPAVLSLAHAMRTGSRVLQLAAPRMRALAEAKRINVGLAAPDRDEMVYLESIRYARRAALRHVVSGQRVPMELTSLGRAYLATLTEAELKPLLETFKQRRGRNWPALAREIGEAGNSVRTRGYCAAAWQPEVVAVATPLRIGHDIYVLNLSTSTSEPLASTARILADPLLALVAEIREAVEDDAFAP; this is encoded by the coding sequence GTGGAAGGCCCTCGCAAACCAGGACGATCGCCCACCAACCGCTCCCTGGAACGGGGCGTCGAGATCCTGCGGGCATTCCGGCCCGGATCGGCCACATTGGGGAACACGGAGCTGGCCGAACGCAGCGGCTTGTCGAAATCCACCGTCAGCCGGCTCACGCAGACACTGGTCCGTAGCGGCCTGCTGCAGTTCGACGGCAACAGCCGGGCCTACCGGCTCGCCCCCGCCGTGCTCAGCCTGGCGCATGCGATGCGCACCGGATCGCGCGTGCTGCAACTGGCCGCGCCTCGGATGCGGGCCCTGGCCGAAGCGAAGCGGATCAACGTGGGACTGGCGGCGCCGGACCGCGACGAAATGGTCTATTTGGAATCGATACGCTATGCGCGCCGCGCGGCCTTGCGGCACGTCGTCTCGGGGCAGCGCGTGCCGATGGAGCTGACTTCGCTGGGACGCGCCTACCTGGCGACGCTGACCGAAGCGGAGCTCAAACCCCTGCTGGAAACGTTCAAGCAGCGGCGCGGCCGGAACTGGCCGGCCCTGGCGCGGGAAATCGGCGAAGCAGGAAACAGCGTGCGCACCCGTGGCTATTGCGCCGCGGCGTGGCAGCCCGAGGTGGTGGCAGTCGCGACGCCGCTGCGGATCGGCCACGACATCTACGTGCTCAATCTCAGCACGTCGACCAGCGAACCCCTGGCCAGCACCGCCCGCATTCTGGCCGATCCGCTGCTGGCCCTGGTCGCGGAGATACGCGAAGCCGTCGAGGACGATGCGTTCGCGCCCTGA
- a CDS encoding tripartite tricarboxylate transporter substrate binding protein encodes MSDSTRSMAARRHVLGMLAGMLLAANAAWAAYPERPLRLIVPFSPGGGTDLIARTLGAEMGKDLGKPIVVENKPGAGTMIGTDAVAKSPPDGYTILIASFAHAVNPSLQPRLPYSHETAFAPVILIGAGPNVLVVRAESPYKTMADLLAAAKANPGKLTYASQGIGTSAHLAGEMFSNLAKVELTHVPYKGAGPAITDVLGGQVDMMFGTAAATSGYVESGRFRALGVTSAKPSPSFEGVAPIGDTVPGYVVESWYGLYVPAGTPPEIVDRLNKAARIAARSAEFREKVEKEGLGIRAGDPAELEAYVAAEEKRWRKVVRENHLKPN; translated from the coding sequence ATGTCCGATTCAACCCGAAGCATGGCGGCGCGCCGCCATGTGCTGGGAATGCTGGCCGGCATGCTGCTGGCCGCCAATGCCGCATGGGCGGCCTACCCCGAACGCCCCCTCCGCCTGATCGTTCCCTTTTCGCCGGGAGGCGGAACGGATCTGATCGCACGGACGCTGGGCGCGGAAATGGGCAAGGACCTGGGCAAGCCCATCGTCGTGGAGAACAAGCCTGGCGCTGGCACGATGATAGGCACCGATGCCGTGGCCAAGAGCCCGCCCGACGGCTACACCATCCTGATCGCCTCGTTCGCCCATGCGGTCAATCCCAGTCTCCAGCCCAGGCTGCCGTACTCGCACGAAACGGCGTTCGCACCAGTCATCCTGATCGGCGCGGGTCCGAACGTGCTGGTGGTCCGGGCCGAGAGCCCCTACAAGACGATGGCGGATCTGCTCGCGGCCGCCAAGGCCAACCCGGGCAAGCTGACCTACGCGTCGCAGGGCATCGGGACCTCCGCCCACCTGGCCGGCGAGATGTTCAGCAACCTGGCCAAGGTGGAACTGACCCACGTGCCCTACAAGGGGGCGGGTCCGGCGATCACGGATGTGCTGGGCGGGCAGGTGGACATGATGTTCGGCACGGCGGCCGCCACCTCGGGCTATGTGGAGAGCGGACGGTTCCGCGCCCTGGGCGTGACCAGCGCCAAGCCTTCTCCGTCCTTCGAGGGCGTGGCGCCGATCGGGGACACGGTGCCCGGCTACGTGGTCGAAAGCTGGTACGGGCTGTACGTGCCGGCGGGAACGCCGCCCGAGATCGTCGATCGCCTGAACAAGGCGGCCAGGATCGCGGCAAGAAGCGCCGAGTTCCGGGAGAAGGTCGAGAAGGAAGGCCTGGGCATCCGCGCGGGCGATCCGGCTGAACTCGAGGCCTATGTGGCCGCAGAAGAAAAGCGCTGGCGCAAGGTCGTCCGGGAAAACCATCTCAAGCCCAACTGA
- a CDS encoding enoyl-CoA hydratase/isomerase family protein: MTYSLISLRVEDSIATLTLNRPEKRNAISDDMRAELIDALERVAADRGIRALVLTGAGKGFCAGGDIAGMERRMNAPAGEIAFNGWHRQQRVHHAQALLHTMPKPTIAAVNGAASGLGADTALACDFIVASEWASFSWSYIHRGIVPDGGGMYFLPRRVGLPMAKALIFSGRKVDVDEAAKLGIVDRTSSAETLVADAQAWATELSRGSATALALSKTILNQAFELPAAQVFAQGSQAQGICYTSSEHREAVMAFLDKAGAPRGQV; encoded by the coding sequence ATGACTTATTCATTGATATCGCTGCGGGTCGAGGACTCGATCGCGACACTGACGCTGAACCGGCCCGAGAAGCGCAATGCCATCAGCGACGACATGCGCGCCGAACTGATCGATGCGCTGGAGCGCGTCGCCGCCGACCGCGGCATTCGCGCGCTGGTGCTGACCGGCGCCGGCAAGGGGTTCTGCGCGGGCGGCGACATCGCCGGCATGGAGCGGCGCATGAACGCCCCCGCGGGCGAGATCGCCTTCAACGGCTGGCACCGCCAGCAGCGCGTGCACCACGCCCAGGCCTTGCTGCACACCATGCCCAAGCCGACCATCGCCGCCGTCAACGGCGCGGCGTCCGGGCTGGGGGCCGATACCGCGCTGGCCTGCGACTTCATCGTCGCCAGTGAATGGGCCAGCTTCTCGTGGTCCTACATCCATCGCGGCATCGTGCCCGATGGCGGCGGCATGTATTTCCTGCCCCGCCGCGTGGGCCTGCCGATGGCCAAGGCGCTGATCTTCAGTGGGCGCAAGGTCGACGTGGACGAGGCTGCGAAGCTCGGCATCGTCGACAGGACGTCCTCGGCCGAGACCCTGGTGGCCGATGCACAGGCCTGGGCAACGGAACTGAGCCGAGGGTCGGCGACGGCGCTGGCGCTGAGCAAGACCATACTCAACCAGGCCTTCGAGCTGCCGGCCGCGCAGGTCTTCGCCCAGGGCAGCCAGGCCCAGGGCATCTGCTATACCAGCAGCGAACACCGCGAGGCCGTCATGGCCTTCCTGGACAAGGCGGGCGCGCCCCGGGGGCAGGTGTGA
- a CDS encoding acetate--CoA ligase family protein yields MDAISRLFNPRSVAVVGASADAGKTAGRPVSYLLKHGYQGRILPVNPKVSHIGELPCYADVAALPEVPDVGIVLLGAERAHLAVRDLAARGTAAAIVLASGYTETGGEGARRQAQLLEAAGGMRILGPNTIGLVNLTDRIVLSATGALEMEDFEVGPVGVVSQSGGILGALLSRANARGIGLSKLVSTSNEVDLDLADFVDHLADDDATRVIALYVETIRNPEAFRAAALKAARAGKPVVAFKIGRSEAGARAAVSHTGAMAGADRMYDAFFRQVGVIRARTFDELLDIPSALATGRRLAGRRVAILTSTGGAGTLVSDELGMAGFDAPAPDGPTAEALRALQTGDHAVLDRNPIDVTLAGLKPDLMKGAIRVLQASPSYDALVVIAGSSSLAMPELVAGVIQDCLPDSPKPVIAYVSPHAPDVVRALTRHGVPAFAAAEGCAAAFRGMLEAGARDDGPGGAGRTLGAIDGLPSGSLDEHEAKRLFARFGVPCVREAVVAGPAEAGQAARELGGRVVLKMLSAAITHKSDVGGVAVDLAPEAVGACLESMAREVESRAGVRPERYLVQEMVGPGVELILGMRRDALGSAILLGMGGIAAELYNDTSLRMLSPGQGLARQEAAAMVRELKSWPLLDGYRGRPRADVEGLVDAIVAFSEMAAQLGDRLAEAEINPVFVLPRGQGVRAADGVAVLA; encoded by the coding sequence ATGGATGCGATTTCCCGCTTGTTCAATCCGCGCAGCGTCGCGGTGGTCGGGGCCTCGGCCGACGCGGGCAAGACCGCCGGCCGCCCCGTTTCCTACCTGCTCAAGCACGGCTACCAGGGCCGCATCCTGCCGGTGAATCCGAAGGTGAGCCATATCGGCGAACTGCCTTGCTACGCCGACGTGGCGGCCTTGCCCGAGGTGCCCGACGTGGGCATTGTCCTGCTGGGCGCGGAGCGGGCGCACCTGGCCGTTCGCGATCTGGCGGCTCGCGGCACCGCCGCCGCCATTGTCCTGGCCAGCGGCTACACCGAAACCGGCGGCGAGGGCGCACGCCGGCAGGCACAGTTGCTGGAGGCAGCGGGCGGCATGCGCATCCTCGGCCCGAACACCATCGGGCTGGTCAACCTGACCGATCGCATCGTGCTGTCGGCCACGGGGGCGCTGGAAATGGAGGATTTCGAGGTGGGGCCGGTCGGCGTGGTCTCGCAGAGCGGAGGCATCCTGGGGGCGCTGCTGTCGCGGGCCAATGCGCGAGGCATCGGACTGTCGAAGCTGGTGTCGACCAGCAACGAGGTCGACCTGGACCTGGCCGATTTCGTCGACCATCTTGCCGACGACGACGCGACGCGTGTGATCGCGTTGTATGTGGAAACGATCCGGAACCCGGAAGCATTCCGCGCGGCCGCCCTGAAGGCCGCGCGGGCCGGCAAGCCGGTCGTGGCGTTCAAGATCGGCCGTTCCGAGGCGGGCGCGCGGGCCGCCGTTTCGCATACGGGCGCGATGGCGGGGGCCGACCGGATGTACGACGCCTTCTTCAGGCAGGTGGGCGTGATACGGGCCCGGACCTTCGACGAACTGCTGGACATCCCCTCGGCGCTGGCCACGGGGCGGCGGCTGGCCGGCAGGCGGGTGGCCATCCTGACGTCGACGGGTGGCGCGGGCACGCTCGTGTCCGACGAACTGGGCATGGCGGGCTTCGATGCGCCCGCGCCCGATGGCCCGACGGCCGAGGCCCTGCGGGCATTGCAGACGGGCGACCACGCGGTCCTGGACCGCAACCCCATCGACGTCACGCTGGCGGGCTTGAAGCCTGATCTCATGAAGGGCGCGATCCGGGTCTTGCAGGCCAGTCCCAGCTACGATGCACTGGTCGTCATCGCCGGATCGTCCAGCCTGGCCATGCCGGAACTGGTGGCGGGCGTGATCCAGGACTGCCTGCCGGACTCGCCCAAGCCCGTTATCGCCTATGTAAGCCCGCACGCGCCCGACGTGGTACGCGCGCTGACACGGCATGGCGTGCCCGCGTTCGCCGCGGCGGAGGGCTGTGCCGCGGCATTTCGCGGCATGCTGGAGGCCGGCGCGCGGGACGATGGGCCCGGCGGCGCCGGCCGGACGCTCGGCGCGATCGATGGCCTGCCGTCCGGATCGCTGGACGAACACGAGGCCAAGCGCCTGTTCGCGCGGTTCGGCGTACCGTGCGTCCGGGAAGCCGTCGTCGCCGGTCCCGCTGAAGCGGGGCAGGCGGCGCGCGAGCTGGGCGGACGCGTGGTGCTCAAGATGCTTTCCGCCGCCATCACGCACAAGAGCGACGTCGGCGGCGTCGCAGTCGATCTGGCGCCGGAGGCCGTGGGGGCGTGCCTCGAATCCATGGCGCGGGAAGTCGAGTCTCGCGCCGGGGTCCGGCCCGAGCGCTATCTGGTCCAGGAAATGGTGGGGCCGGGCGTGGAGCTTATCCTGGGCATGCGCCGGGATGCGCTGGGATCCGCCATTCTCCTGGGCATGGGAGGCATCGCCGCCGAGCTTTACAACGACACGAGCCTGCGCATGCTGAGCCCGGGCCAGGGCCTGGCCCGGCAGGAGGCCGCCGCCATGGTGCGGGAGCTGAAAAGCTGGCCGCTGCTGGATGGATACCGGGGCCGGCCGCGGGCCGACGTCGAGGGTCTGGTGGATGCGATCGTGGCGTTCTCGGAGATGGCCGCGCAACTGGGGGACAGGCTGGCCGAAGCCGAGATCAATCCCGTGTTCGTACTGCCGCGCGGGCAGGGCGTGCGCGCCGCCGACGGGGTCGCCGTCCTGGCTTGA
- a CDS encoding VOC family protein, with translation MTTQTQHGAGARQAAVHSIDHYALTVPDLAVARHFHEAFGLAVEAEGDGLALRARDGHVSARIHAGPRKALAYLSFNCYADDLAAIRARLEQAGVAMATDAPRTTAEGIWFHDMDGNLIQVKTGPKITPDAKSPLDNIHVQADARGARFRSQVAQVRPRRLSHVLLFTPDVSRALAFYEATLGLRLSDRSGEGIAFTHAPHGCDHHLVAFARSSARGWHHAAWDVASLDQVGQGAAQMAAAGYTRGWGTGRHVLGSNFFHYVRDPWGSYCEFSADIDYISAGHEWPSGDFPPEDSLYQWGPDVPPDFIHNTEA, from the coding sequence ATGACCACACAAACCCAGCACGGCGCCGGTGCCCGGCAAGCCGCGGTGCACTCCATCGACCATTACGCGCTGACGGTACCGGACCTGGCCGTGGCCCGCCATTTCCACGAAGCCTTCGGCCTCGCGGTCGAAGCCGAAGGCGATGGCCTGGCGCTGCGGGCGCGGGACGGGCACGTCTCGGCGCGCATCCACGCGGGCCCGCGCAAGGCGCTGGCCTACCTCAGCTTCAATTGCTATGCCGACGACCTGGCCGCCATCCGCGCCCGGCTGGAACAGGCCGGCGTCGCGATGGCCACCGATGCGCCGCGCACCACCGCCGAAGGGATCTGGTTCCACGACATGGACGGCAACCTGATCCAGGTCAAGACTGGCCCCAAGATCACGCCGGATGCCAAGAGCCCGCTCGACAACATCCACGTGCAAGCCGACGCGCGCGGCGCCCGCTTCCGCAGCCAGGTCGCGCAGGTCCGCCCGCGCCGCCTGTCCCACGTGCTGCTGTTCACGCCCGACGTCTCGCGCGCGCTGGCCTTCTATGAAGCAACGCTGGGCCTGAGGCTGTCCGACCGCTCCGGCGAAGGCATCGCCTTCACCCACGCCCCGCACGGCTGCGACCACCATCTGGTTGCGTTCGCCCGCAGCTCGGCGCGCGGCTGGCATCACGCGGCCTGGGACGTGGCCAGCCTCGACCAGGTCGGCCAAGGAGCGGCGCAAATGGCCGCCGCGGGCTACACGCGCGGATGGGGAACGGGCCGGCACGTGCTGGGCTCGAATTTCTTCCACTACGTGCGCGACCCGTGGGGCTCGTACTGCGAGTTCTCGGCCGACATCGACTACATCTCGGCCGGGCACGAATGGCCCTCGGGGGATTTTCCGCCCGAGGACAGCCTGTATCAGTGGGGGCCGGACGTGCCGCCGGATTTCATTCACAACACCGAGGCCTGA
- a CDS encoding fumarylacetoacetate hydrolase family protein: protein MRYVRFLHDGTSYLGTPEGDKIRILGQESIESLLAAGTDLETHAGTRGGGKLVDEADVSYLPVVEHPAKIFCIGLNYADHTKESKYEQPAYPTIFPRYDTSLVGHGQPIVRPRVSDSLDFEGELAVVLKRGGRHIRKEDALDCIAGYALFNDGSVREYQFLSPQWTVGKNFDATGAFGPELVTASEVPPAARGLRLETRLNGEVVQSASTDDMIFDIPTLISVISEAITLEPSDVIVTGTPAGIGWARTPKLLMRAGDVCEISVTGFATLRNPIADEA from the coding sequence ATGCGCTACGTCCGCTTCCTCCACGACGGCACCTCCTACCTCGGCACCCCCGAAGGCGACAAGATCCGGATCCTGGGCCAGGAATCGATCGAATCCCTGCTGGCCGCCGGCACCGACCTCGAAACCCATGCCGGCACCCGCGGTGGCGGCAAGCTGGTTGACGAGGCCGACGTTTCCTACCTGCCCGTGGTCGAGCATCCCGCCAAGATCTTCTGCATCGGGCTCAACTACGCCGACCACACCAAGGAAAGCAAGTACGAGCAGCCCGCCTACCCCACCATCTTCCCGCGCTACGACACCAGCCTGGTCGGCCATGGCCAGCCCATCGTCCGCCCCCGCGTGTCCGATTCCCTGGACTTCGAGGGTGAACTGGCGGTGGTGCTCAAGCGCGGCGGCCGGCACATCCGCAAGGAAGACGCGCTCGACTGCATCGCCGGCTATGCCTTGTTCAACGACGGCTCGGTGCGCGAATACCAGTTCCTGTCTCCGCAGTGGACGGTGGGCAAGAACTTCGACGCCACCGGCGCCTTCGGCCCGGAACTGGTCACCGCCAGCGAAGTGCCGCCCGCGGCGCGCGGCCTGCGCCTGGAAACCCGATTGAACGGCGAGGTGGTCCAGTCGGCCAGCACCGACGACATGATCTTCGACATCCCCACACTGATCAGCGTCATCAGCGAAGCCATCACGCTGGAGCCCAGCGACGTCATCGTCACCGGCACGCCCGCCGGCATAGGCTGGGCCCGCACGCCCAAGCTGCTGATGCGCGCCGGCGATGTCTGCGAGATATCGGTGACCGGCTTCGCCACGCTGCGCAACCCCATCGCCGACGAAGCCTGA
- a CDS encoding helix-turn-helix domain-containing protein, with product MKIDTEIRHVTKPGANLFQELGFPADEAARLQEISRQQINDTQRIKEQLMSELADWIAQHHLKQADAARILMVSRPRVSDVVNKKTTKFTIDTLVEMLSRVGKPVRLAIG from the coding sequence ATGAAGATCGACACCGAAATCCGTCATGTCACGAAGCCGGGCGCAAACCTGTTCCAGGAACTGGGCTTCCCGGCTGACGAAGCCGCGCGGTTGCAGGAGATTTCGCGCCAGCAGATCAACGACACGCAGCGGATCAAGGAGCAACTCATGTCGGAGCTGGCCGACTGGATCGCCCAACATCACCTGAAACAGGCCGATGCCGCAAGAATCCTGATGGTCTCGCGGCCCCGTGTGTCTGACGTGGTAAACAAGAAGACCACCAAATTCACCATCGATACGCTGGTGGAAATGCTTAGCCGTGTCGGTAAACCCGTACGCTTGGCCATCGGGTGA